The Comamonas sp. GB3 AK4-5 genome includes a region encoding these proteins:
- the urtD gene encoding urea ABC transporter ATP-binding protein UrtD: protein MNTHTMVLTAPERPVEIDDARRAVVGARDAVAPLILEVRDLSVSFDGFKAVDHLSLSVEARELRVVIGPNGAGKTTLLDMICGKTRPSSGQILFQGQDVTRLSEDRIVKLGIGCKFQTPSVYEDLTVAENLEISLPQGQGVLSSLFFRRGAQVRQAIAWAAEQVFLQDMLEHKAGQLSHGQKQWLEIGMLLTQEPKLLLLDEPVAGMSPHERELTAELLQRISDGKSVIVIEHDMDFVKRIADKVTVLHQGRLLSEGTAAQVQADPRVIDVYLGH, encoded by the coding sequence ATGAATACCCACACCATGGTCCTGACAGCCCCAGAGCGGCCTGTCGAAATCGACGATGCACGCCGCGCCGTGGTGGGCGCCCGCGATGCCGTGGCACCCCTGATTCTGGAAGTGCGTGACCTGAGCGTGTCTTTCGATGGTTTCAAGGCCGTAGACCATTTGAGCCTTTCGGTGGAGGCCCGCGAGCTGCGCGTGGTGATCGGCCCGAATGGTGCTGGCAAGACCACGCTGCTGGACATGATCTGCGGCAAGACGCGGCCCAGCTCGGGGCAGATTCTTTTCCAGGGACAGGATGTGACCCGGCTGAGCGAGGACCGCATCGTCAAGCTCGGCATTGGGTGCAAGTTCCAGACCCCTTCGGTGTACGAAGACCTCACGGTGGCCGAGAACCTGGAGATCTCCCTGCCACAGGGCCAGGGGGTGCTCAGCTCGCTGTTCTTCCGGCGTGGAGCCCAGGTCAGGCAGGCCATTGCCTGGGCCGCGGAGCAGGTGTTTTTGCAAGACATGCTGGAGCACAAGGCCGGCCAGCTCAGCCATGGACAAAAGCAGTGGCTGGAGATCGGCATGTTGCTGACGCAGGAGCCCAAGCTGCTGCTGCTGGATGAGCCCGTGGCTGGCATGAGCCCCCATGAGCGCGAGCTGACGGCCGAGCTGCTGCAGCGCATCTCGGACGGCAAGTCGGTGATCGTGATCGAGCACGACATGGACTTTGTGAAGCGCATTGCGGACAAGGTCACGGTGCTGCACCAGGGCCGTTTGCTCAGCGAGGGTACGGCGGCCCAGGTGCAGGCCGATCCGCGTGTGATTGATGTGTATCTGGGCCATTAG
- the urtE gene encoding urea ABC transporter ATP-binding subunit UrtE: MLEVKQLQVGYGESNVVHQVSLQVEAGEAVALMGRNGMGKTTLLKAIVGMLPAKQGSITLDGRSLAGLPSYQRVRCGMAFVPQGRMIFPQLTVEENLLVAMDRNHARTKTVPGYVHAAFPVLAEMRHRKGGNLSGGQQQMLAIARALVSNPQVLILDEPTEGIQPSIIKDMARILNLLRRERGFALLVSEQVLSFALDLADRFLVIDRGRIVHEEYRATLDRDKVSAFLTV; the protein is encoded by the coding sequence ATGCTCGAGGTAAAGCAATTGCAGGTGGGCTATGGCGAATCCAATGTGGTGCACCAGGTGTCGCTGCAAGTGGAGGCGGGTGAGGCCGTGGCGCTGATGGGGCGCAATGGCATGGGCAAGACCACATTGCTCAAGGCCATTGTCGGCATGCTGCCGGCCAAGCAGGGCAGCATCACTTTGGATGGCAGGTCGTTGGCTGGTCTGCCCAGCTACCAGCGTGTGCGCTGCGGCATGGCCTTTGTGCCGCAGGGGCGCATGATTTTTCCGCAGCTCACGGTGGAGGAAAACCTGCTGGTGGCCATGGACCGCAACCACGCGCGCACCAAGACCGTGCCTGGCTATGTGCATGCGGCCTTTCCGGTGCTGGCCGAGATGCGCCACCGCAAGGGCGGCAATCTTTCGGGCGGTCAGCAGCAGATGCTGGCGATTGCGCGGGCGCTGGTCAGCAACCCCCAGGTGCTGATCCTGGATGAGCCTACCGAGGGCATTCAGCCTTCCATCATCAAGGATATGGCACGGATCTTGAATCTGTTGCGGCGTGAGCGCGGCTTCGCCTTGCTGGTTTCCGAGCAGGTGCTGAGCTTTGCACTCGATCTGGCAGACCGCTTTCTGGTGATCGACCGTGGACGGATCGTCCACGAGGAATACCGCGCAACCCTGGACCGCGACAAGGTCAGCGCATTCCTGACCGTGTGA